In Streptomyces nojiriensis, one genomic interval encodes:
- a CDS encoding YceI family protein — translation MGLFTRRSQNVNVRDGAVATLEVDPALAALTGDYVIDPAHSSIGFTVRHAMVTNVRGAFTEHEGSLHLDGADPSRSTASIDVKIASVDTGIADRDGHLRSGDFFDAEAFPLMTFRSTEARQLGGDTYRITGELTIKDVTRPLSIDLEFNGSATDPYGNERVGFEGSTEILRSDWGLTWNAALEAGGVMVSDKVKLTFDISAIKQA, via the coding sequence ATGGGTCTCTTCACCCGCCGCAGCCAGAACGTGAACGTCCGGGACGGCGCCGTCGCCACCCTGGAAGTGGACCCGGCGCTCGCCGCGCTCACCGGGGACTACGTCATCGACCCCGCCCACAGCAGCATCGGCTTCACCGTCCGCCACGCCATGGTCACCAACGTCCGCGGAGCCTTCACCGAGCACGAGGGGAGCCTGCACCTGGACGGCGCCGACCCGTCCCGCTCCACCGCCTCCATCGACGTGAAGATCGCCTCCGTCGACACCGGCATCGCCGACCGCGACGGCCACCTGCGCAGCGGGGACTTCTTCGACGCCGAGGCCTTCCCGCTGATGACCTTCCGCTCCACCGAGGCGCGTCAGCTCGGCGGGGACACCTACCGCATCACCGGTGAGCTGACCATCAAGGACGTCACCCGCCCGCTCTCCATCGACCTGGAGTTCAACGGCTCGGCCACCGACCCGTACGGCAACGAGCGCGTCGGCTTCGAGGGATCCACCGAGATCCTGCGCTCCGACTGGGGCCTGACGTGGAACGCCGCCCTGGAGGCCGGCGGTGTGATGGTCAGCGACAAGGTGAAGCTGACCTTCGACATCTCGGCCATCAAGCAGGCCTGA
- a CDS encoding roadblock/LC7 domain-containing protein — protein MSQAAQNLNWLITNFVDNTPGVSHTVVVSADGLLLAMSEGFPRDRADQLAAVASGLTSLTAGASRIFEGGAVNQTVVEMDRGFLFLMSVSDGSSLAVLAHPECDIGLVGYEMALLVDRAGSVLTPDLRAELQGSLLG, from the coding sequence ATGAGCCAGGCGGCACAGAACCTGAACTGGTTGATCACCAACTTCGTGGACAACACCCCTGGGGTGTCGCACACGGTGGTGGTCTCCGCCGACGGACTCCTTCTGGCGATGTCCGAAGGATTCCCCCGCGACCGCGCCGATCAGCTGGCGGCCGTGGCCTCCGGACTGACCTCGCTGACCGCCGGTGCCTCCCGTATCTTCGAGGGTGGCGCCGTCAACCAGACCGTGGTCGAGATGGACCGGGGATTCCTCTTCCTCATGTCCGTCTCGGACGGATCCTCGCTGGCCGTACTGGCGCACCCCGAGTGCGACATCGGCCTCGTGGGCTACGAGATGGCTCTTCTGGTGGATCGCGCGGGCAGTGTCCTCACTCCGGACCTGCGTGCCGAACTGCAGGGAAGTCTGCTCGGCTGA
- a CDS encoding GTP-binding protein — MAFGTSSGAAPRSTTSAKIVVAGGFGVGKTTFVGAVSEINPLRTEAVMTSASAGIDDLTHTGDKTTTTVAMDFGRITLDQDLILYLFGTPGQDRFWFMWDDLVRGAIGAIVLVDTRRLADCFPAVDYFENSGLPFVVALNGFEGHQPYTPEEVREALQIGPGAPIITTDARHRADAKSALITLVEHALMARLK, encoded by the coding sequence GTGGCCTTCGGAACATCTAGCGGAGCGGCTCCCCGCTCCACCACCTCCGCGAAGATCGTGGTGGCGGGCGGCTTCGGCGTGGGCAAGACCACGTTCGTCGGAGCCGTGTCGGAGATCAACCCGCTGCGCACCGAAGCCGTGATGACCAGCGCCTCGGCCGGGATCGACGACCTCACCCACACCGGTGACAAGACGACGACCACGGTCGCCATGGACTTCGGCCGCATCACGCTGGACCAGGACCTGATCCTGTACCTCTTCGGTACCCCGGGCCAGGACCGCTTCTGGTTCATGTGGGACGACCTCGTCCGCGGCGCCATCGGTGCGATCGTGCTCGTGGACACCCGCCGTCTCGCCGACTGCTTCCCCGCGGTCGACTACTTCGAGAACAGCGGCCTGCCGTTCGTCGTGGCCCTCAACGGCTTCGAGGGGCACCAGCCCTACACGCCGGAGGAGGTCCGCGAGGCGCTGCAGATCGGCCCCGGTGCTCCGATCATCACCACCGACGCCCGCCACCGCGCGGACGCCAAGAGCGCGCTCATCACGCTCGTCGAGCACGCGCTGATGGCGCGGCTCAAGTAA
- a CDS encoding acyl-CoA carboxylase subunit beta, producing MTVVDQTPSEPTDARGRVAELHSLREQARRGPSDRATETQHAKGKLTARERIALLLDEGSFREVEQLRRHRATGFGLENKKPYTDGVITGWGTVEGRTVFVYAHDFRIFGGALGEAHATKIHKIMDMAIAAGAPLVSLNDGAGARIQEGVSALAGYGGIFQRNTKASGVIPQISVMLGPCAGGAAYSPALTDFVFMVRETSQMFITGPDVVRAVTGEEITQNGLGGADVHAETSGVAHFAYDDEETCISEVRYLISMLPSNNRENPPVHETSDPADRRSEVLLDLVPADGNRPYDMLKVIEELVDDGDVLEIHERWARNIICALARLNGQVVGIVANQPGHLAGVLDIEASEKAARFVQMCDAFNIPIITLLDVPGFLPGVDQEHGGIIRHGAKLLYAYCNATVPRISLILRKAYGGAYIVMDSQSIGADITYAWPTNEIAVMGAEGAANVIFRKQIADAEDPEAMRVRMVKEYKAELMHPYYAAERGLVDDVIDPAETREVLVSALAMLRNKHADLPSRKHGNPPQ from the coding sequence ATGACCGTTGTGGACCAGACCCCGAGCGAGCCGACGGACGCCCGTGGGCGCGTGGCCGAGCTGCACTCCCTGCGCGAGCAGGCGAGGCGCGGCCCCAGCGACCGCGCGACCGAGACCCAGCACGCCAAGGGCAAGCTGACCGCCCGTGAGCGCATCGCGCTGCTGCTCGACGAAGGTTCCTTCCGGGAGGTCGAGCAGCTCCGCCGCCACCGGGCGACCGGGTTCGGCCTGGAGAACAAGAAGCCCTACACCGACGGTGTCATCACCGGCTGGGGCACGGTCGAGGGCCGCACGGTCTTCGTCTACGCGCACGACTTCCGCATCTTCGGCGGCGCCCTGGGCGAGGCCCACGCCACGAAGATCCACAAGATCATGGACATGGCCATCGCGGCCGGTGCCCCGCTGGTCTCCCTGAACGACGGCGCCGGCGCCCGTATCCAGGAGGGCGTCTCGGCGCTGGCCGGCTACGGCGGCATCTTCCAGCGCAACACCAAGGCCTCGGGCGTCATCCCGCAGATCTCGGTCATGCTGGGCCCCTGCGCCGGTGGCGCCGCCTACTCCCCGGCCCTCACGGACTTCGTGTTCATGGTCCGGGAGACCTCGCAGATGTTCATCACCGGCCCGGACGTGGTCCGCGCGGTGACCGGCGAGGAGATCACCCAGAACGGCCTCGGCGGCGCCGACGTGCACGCCGAGACCTCCGGCGTCGCGCACTTCGCGTACGACGACGAGGAGACCTGCATCTCCGAGGTCCGGTACCTCATCTCGATGCTGCCCTCCAACAACCGCGAGAACCCGCCCGTCCACGAGACGAGCGACCCCGCGGACCGCCGCAGCGAAGTCCTGCTGGACCTGGTCCCCGCGGACGGCAACCGCCCGTACGACATGCTCAAGGTCATCGAGGAGCTCGTCGACGACGGCGACGTCCTGGAGATCCACGAGCGGTGGGCCCGCAACATCATCTGCGCCCTGGCCCGGCTGAACGGCCAGGTCGTCGGCATCGTCGCCAACCAGCCCGGCCACCTCGCCGGTGTCCTGGACATCGAGGCCTCCGAGAAGGCCGCGCGCTTCGTCCAGATGTGCGACGCCTTCAACATCCCGATCATCACCCTGCTGGACGTCCCCGGCTTCCTGCCGGGCGTCGACCAGGAGCACGGCGGCATCATCCGCCACGGCGCCAAGCTGCTGTACGCGTACTGCAACGCCACCGTCCCGCGGATCTCGCTGATCCTGCGCAAGGCCTACGGCGGCGCGTACATCGTCATGGACTCCCAGTCCATCGGTGCCGACATCACCTACGCCTGGCCGACCAACGAGATCGCCGTGATGGGCGCCGAGGGCGCGGCCAACGTCATCTTCCGCAAGCAGATCGCGGACGCCGAGGACCCCGAGGCCATGCGCGTCCGCATGGTCAAGGAGTACAAGGCCGAACTGATGCACCCGTACTACGCGGCCGAGCGCGGCCTCGTCGACGACGTCATCGACCCCGCCGAGACCCGCGAGGTGCTCGTCAGCGCCCTCGCGATGCTCCGCAACAAGCACGCCGATCTGCCGTCCCGCAAGCACGGCAACCCGCCGCAGTAA
- a CDS encoding GTP-binding protein, whose amino-acid sequence MDFASSNGGAAPRSTTSAKIVVAGGFGVGKTTFVGAVSEINPLRTEAVMTSASAGIDDLTHTGDKTTTTVAMDFGRITLDQDLILYLFGTPGQDRFWFMWDDLVRGAIGAVVLVDTRRLADCFPAVDYFENSGLPFVIALNGFDGHQPYTPEEVREALQIGPDAPIITTDARHRADAKSALITLVEHALMARLR is encoded by the coding sequence GTGGACTTCGCAAGCTCTAACGGCGGAGCGGCTCCCCGCTCCACCACCTCCGCGAAGATCGTGGTGGCGGGCGGCTTCGGCGTGGGCAAGACCACGTTCGTCGGCGCGGTCTCCGAGATCAACCCGCTGCGCACCGAAGCCGTGATGACCAGCGCCTCGGCCGGGATCGACGACCTCACCCACACCGGTGACAAGACGACGACCACGGTCGCCATGGACTTCGGCCGCATCACGCTCGACCAGGACCTGATCCTGTACCTCTTCGGTACCCCGGGCCAGGACCGCTTCTGGTTCATGTGGGACGACCTCGTCCGCGGCGCCATCGGCGCCGTCGTGCTCGTGGACACCCGCCGTCTCGCCGACTGCTTCCCCGCCGTCGACTACTTCGAGAACAGCGGCCTGCCGTTCGTCATCGCCCTCAACGGCTTCGACGGACACCAGCCCTACACGCCGGAGGAAGTCCGCGAGGCCCTGCAGATCGGCCCGGACGCCCCGATCATCACCACCGACGCCCGCCACCGCGCGGACGCCAAGAGCGCGCTCATCACGCTCGTCGAGCACGCGCTGATGGCGCGCCTGCGGTAG
- a CDS encoding roadblock/LC7 domain-containing protein — protein sequence MSQAAQNLNWLITNFVDNTPGVSHTVVVSADGLLLAMSDGFPRDRADQLAAVASGLTSLTAGASRIFEGGAVNQTVVEMDRGFLFLMSVSDGSSLAVLAHPECDIGLVGYEMALLVDRAGSVLTPDLRAELQGSLLN from the coding sequence ATGAGCCAGGCGGCACAGAACCTGAACTGGTTGATCACCAACTTCGTGGACAACACCCCTGGGGTGTCGCACACGGTGGTGGTCTCCGCCGACGGCCTTCTTCTGGCGATGTCCGACGGATTTCCGCGCGACCGCGCCGATCAGCTGGCGGCCGTGGCCTCCGGACTGACCTCGCTGACCGCCGGTGCCTCTCGCATCTTCGAGGGTGGCGCCGTCAACCAGACCGTGGTCGAGATGGACCGGGGATTCCTCTTCCTCATGTCCGTCTCCGACGGATCGTCCCTCGCGGTGCTCGCGCACCCGGAGTGCGACATCGGCCTCGTGGGCTACGAGATGGCTCTTCTGGTGGATCGCGCGGGCAGTGTCCTCACTCCGGATCTGCGTGCCGAGCTGCAAGGAAGTCTTCTCAACTAG
- a CDS encoding DUF742 domain-containing protein, which translates to MTPPPAYSDSYGDSYSEGDQPLVRPYAMTGGRTRPRYQLAIEALVSTTADPMHLSGLLPEHQRICTLCREVKSVAEVSALLSMPLGVARILVADLAEAGMVAIHQPGNGEAGGTPDVTLLERVLSGLRNI; encoded by the coding sequence ATGACCCCGCCCCCCGCCTACTCCGATTCGTACGGAGACTCGTACTCGGAAGGCGATCAGCCGCTGGTGCGTCCGTACGCGATGACCGGCGGCCGGACCCGGCCCCGCTACCAGCTCGCCATCGAGGCGCTGGTCAGCACCACCGCCGATCCGATGCACCTGTCCGGCCTGCTCCCGGAGCACCAGCGCATCTGCACGCTGTGCCGCGAGGTCAAGTCGGTCGCCGAGGTCTCCGCACTGCTGTCGATGCCGCTCGGTGTCGCCCGGATCCTCGTCGCCGACCTGGCGGAGGCCGGAATGGTGGCCATCCACCAGCCGGGCAATGGAGAGGCCGGCGGCACGCCGGATGTAACGCTGCTCGAAAGGGTGCTCAGTGGCCTTCGGAACATCTAG
- a CDS encoding sensor histidine kinase, which translates to MRRSIASPADEPARGNFTPPPRAAASPVDVPVDPPASSGSSSRFSPRNWRVPTRLNAILLVPALVGLVMGGFQVKGSIDTWNEAKDAEKIATVVQAASGYSQALLNERDLTAEPLLNGQTKDPKVLKAYADTTAAKERFDKAVKDMPKNLGLERRLDLFRAEEPKLDAVREKAYVAALESPKKDLPRTAGPIPTEEGYVLVQHYLMQFANELGLGTGNVTSYGRMVYAIQLAKAANSLQRAVGTHLLVRPSNDENTRKAQLVAFSSYAYLEEIAIGEYVAAGTEDDVNRLKAVMAKKSEEGQAKIADAKHQAEQAGVRFQPPPTVNNSPLLGMTEAIANSESKKKLSETGATPAFWQAAATAKFDGYDEVEKELLDKAVKDAVAVSDDARTDAIVNGAIVVVALLAAFILAGMMARQMGRAMARLRTAAFDIAEQRLPMLVDQLSRTDPGKVDTRVLPIPIDSQDEIGEVARAFDQVHREAVRLAAEQALLRGNVNAIFTNLSMRNQSLIEGQLTLITDLENNEADPDQLENLFRLDHLATRMRRNGENLLILAGEEPGRRWDQPVPLVDVLRAASSEVEQYERIELSGVSEAEIHGQAVTDLVHLLAELLENATTFSSPQTKVRVNATRLPDGRVMVEIHDKGIGLTAEDFADINHKLANPPTVDAAISQRMGLFVVGRLADRHSIRVQLRPSGEAAGTTSLVMLPDAITHGGGGEGIPDDDFTVSQIIPEQQAQQAAPLRTAAELGFDDSRYDQQSPDGPPADPVGRSLGQQERRAALAAQVGYPQEQQQYPAQDYPEPQPEHGYQEYQGYEQQSEQAYDTSYEAQQAQQGYEAYPQQDYGYTEDGYPDQQPATQGYDNGFEAGQAQAEWPEQNTYPAAYQQDYGTESESQAVPEPAPERVGFDRPGAAADTGHAMTGAGLPRRGSQQQWPSGKQEAESTGSLFEQRSPRQQQPAVTEQAPEETEGTAAWRSRNDERWQQAGKLREPKAGGITPSGLPRRVPKANLVEGAAETTPQGGPQVSRAPEDVRGRLSNLRRGVQQGRSAGSEQSSNSYDQER; encoded by the coding sequence GTGAGGCGAAGCATCGCAAGCCCCGCGGATGAACCCGCGCGCGGCAACTTCACCCCGCCGCCGCGAGCGGCCGCGTCGCCCGTCGACGTGCCCGTGGACCCGCCCGCGAGCAGCGGGAGCAGCAGCAGGTTCTCGCCCCGCAACTGGCGTGTGCCGACCCGTCTGAACGCCATCCTGCTCGTGCCGGCCCTCGTGGGCCTGGTCATGGGCGGCTTCCAGGTGAAGGGCTCGATCGACACCTGGAACGAGGCCAAGGACGCCGAGAAGATAGCCACGGTCGTCCAGGCGGCCTCGGGCTACAGCCAGGCACTGCTCAACGAGCGTGACCTGACCGCCGAGCCCCTCCTGAACGGCCAGACGAAGGACCCGAAGGTTCTCAAGGCCTACGCGGACACCACCGCGGCCAAGGAGAGGTTCGACAAGGCCGTCAAGGACATGCCGAAGAACCTCGGCCTGGAGCGGCGCCTGGACCTCTTCCGCGCGGAGGAGCCCAAGCTGGACGCCGTACGCGAGAAGGCGTACGTGGCGGCGCTGGAGAGCCCGAAGAAGGATCTGCCCAGGACGGCCGGCCCCATCCCGACCGAAGAGGGCTATGTGCTGGTCCAGCACTACCTCATGCAGTTCGCCAACGAGCTCGGCCTCGGCACCGGCAACGTGACCTCGTACGGCCGCATGGTCTACGCGATCCAGCTGGCCAAGGCGGCGAACTCGCTGCAGCGCGCCGTCGGTACGCACCTGCTGGTGCGCCCGAGCAACGACGAGAACACCCGCAAGGCCCAGCTCGTCGCCTTCTCCTCCTACGCCTACCTCGAAGAGATCGCCATCGGCGAGTACGTCGCGGCGGGTACCGAGGACGACGTGAACCGCCTCAAGGCGGTCATGGCCAAGAAGTCCGAAGAGGGCCAGGCCAAGATCGCCGACGCGAAGCACCAGGCCGAGCAGGCCGGTGTCCGCTTCCAGCCGCCGCCCACGGTCAACAACTCGCCGCTCCTCGGCATGACCGAGGCGATCGCCAACAGCGAGAGCAAGAAGAAGCTTTCCGAGACCGGCGCGACCCCCGCCTTCTGGCAGGCCGCCGCCACCGCGAAGTTCGACGGGTACGACGAGGTCGAGAAGGAACTCCTCGACAAGGCCGTCAAGGACGCCGTCGCGGTCTCCGACGACGCCCGCACCGACGCGATCGTCAACGGCGCCATCGTCGTCGTGGCCCTGCTCGCCGCCTTCATCCTCGCCGGCATGATGGCCCGCCAGATGGGCCGCGCGATGGCCCGCCTGCGCACCGCCGCCTTCGACATCGCCGAGCAGCGCCTGCCGATGCTCGTCGACCAGCTCTCGCGCACCGATCCCGGCAAGGTGGACACCCGTGTCCTCCCGATCCCCATCGACTCCCAGGACGAGATCGGCGAGGTCGCCCGCGCCTTCGACCAGGTCCACCGGGAAGCGGTACGGCTCGCGGCCGAGCAGGCGCTCCTGCGAGGGAACGTCAACGCGATCTTCACCAACCTCTCCATGCGCAACCAGTCGCTGATCGAGGGCCAGCTGACCCTCATCACCGACCTGGAGAACAACGAGGCGGACCCGGACCAGCTGGAGAACCTCTTCCGCCTGGACCACCTGGCCACCCGTATGCGCCGCAACGGCGAGAACCTCCTCATCCTCGCGGGCGAGGAGCCGGGCCGCCGCTGGGACCAGCCGGTCCCGCTGGTCGACGTGCTGCGCGCCGCCTCCTCCGAGGTGGAGCAGTACGAGCGCATCGAGCTCTCCGGCGTCTCGGAGGCCGAGATCCACGGCCAGGCCGTGACCGACCTCGTGCACCTGCTCGCCGAGCTCCTGGAGAACGCCACCACGTTCTCCTCCCCGCAGACCAAGGTCCGCGTCAACGCCACGCGTCTGCCCGACGGCCGCGTGATGGTCGAGATCCACGACAAGGGCATCGGCCTCACCGCCGAGGACTTCGCGGACATCAACCACAAGCTGGCCAACCCGCCGACCGTGGACGCCGCGATCTCGCAGCGCATGGGTCTGTTCGTGGTCGGCCGGCTGGCGGACCGCCACAGCATCCGCGTCCAGCTGCGCCCCTCGGGCGAGGCCGCCGGCACCACCTCGCTGGTCATGCTCCCCGACGCCATCACCCACGGTGGCGGTGGCGAGGGCATCCCGGACGACGACTTCACGGTCTCGCAGATCATCCCGGAGCAGCAGGCCCAGCAGGCCGCCCCGCTGCGCACGGCCGCCGAGCTCGGCTTCGACGACTCGCGGTACGACCAGCAGAGCCCTGACGGCCCCCCTGCCGACCCGGTCGGCCGGTCCCTGGGCCAGCAGGAGCGCCGGGCCGCGCTGGCGGCCCAGGTGGGTTACCCGCAGGAACAGCAGCAGTACCCCGCCCAGGACTATCCGGAACCTCAGCCGGAGCACGGGTACCAGGAGTACCAGGGCTACGAGCAGCAGTCCGAGCAGGCCTACGACACCTCCTACGAGGCACAGCAGGCGCAGCAGGGCTACGAGGCGTACCCGCAGCAGGACTACGGCTATACGGAAGACGGTTACCCGGACCAGCAGCCGGCCACCCAGGGCTACGACAATGGTTTCGAAGCCGGGCAGGCGCAGGCCGAATGGCCCGAACAGAACACGTATCCGGCTGCCTACCAGCAGGATTACGGGACTGAATCGGAATCCCAGGCCGTCCCCGAACCGGCTCCGGAGCGCGTAGGCTTCGACCGTCCGGGTGCCGCTGCCGACACCGGTCACGCGATGACCGGAGCGGGCCTGCCGCGACGCGGCAGCCAGCAGCAGTGGCCGTCCGGGAAGCAGGAAGCGGAGTCCACCGGATCCCTCTTCGAACAGCGGTCGCCGCGTCAGCAGCAGCCCGCCGTGACGGAGCAGGCGCCGGAGGAAACTGAAGGCACCGCCGCCTGGCGTTCGCGCAACGACGAACGCTGGCAGCAGGCCGGAAAGCTCCGTGAGCCGAAGGCGGGCGGGATCACCCCGTCCGGTCTCCCTCGGCGAGTGCCCAAGGCCAACCTGGTCGAGGGCGCAGCGGAGACGACCCCGCAGGGCGGCCCCCAGGTCTCCCGCGCTCCGGAGGACGTCCGCGGCAGGTTGAGCAACCTGCGGCGCGGTGTCCAGCAAGGACGCAGCGCGGGTTCTGAGCAGTCAAGTAACAGCTATGACCAGGAGCGTTAG
- a CDS encoding DUF742 domain-containing protein, with protein sequence MTTPGGHPYGGAQQPQGGHDQNRFNFPSAPSRPVPEQNPYQQQQYGQPQMPPQQPPRAARQPAPKAHNPLVRPYAMTGGRTRPRYQLAIEALVSTTADPARLQGQLPEHQRICRLCQEIKSVAEISALLSIPLGVARILVADLAEAGLVAIHQPGGDESAGGQPDVTLLERVLSGLRKL encoded by the coding sequence GTGACAACACCCGGAGGACATCCTTATGGCGGCGCGCAGCAGCCGCAGGGTGGGCACGACCAGAACCGCTTCAACTTTCCCTCGGCACCGAGCCGGCCCGTGCCGGAGCAGAATCCCTACCAGCAGCAGCAGTACGGACAGCCCCAGATGCCTCCGCAGCAGCCGCCGCGCGCCGCGCGCCAGCCTGCTCCGAAGGCTCACAACCCACTGGTGCGTCCGTACGCGATGACCGGCGGCCGTACTCGGCCGCGCTACCAGCTCGCCATCGAGGCGCTGGTCAGTACCACGGCGGATCCCGCGCGTCTGCAAGGGCAGTTGCCCGAGCACCAGCGCATCTGCCGCCTGTGCCAGGAGATCAAATCCGTAGCGGAGATCTCGGCACTTCTCTCCATTCCTCTTGGTGTCGCCCGCATCCTCGTCGCCGACCTGGCGGAGGCGGGCCTTGTCGCCATTCACCAGCCCGGCGGCGACGAGTCTGCCGGTGGCCAGCCAGACGTGACACTGCTCGAAAGGGTGCTCAGTGGACTTCGCAAGCTCTAA
- a CDS encoding acyl-CoA carboxylase subunit epsilon — MTTATDTLLRVEKGNARPEELAAITAILLARAAATPEETPARVPGQAGWRRLERTPGFRAPHSWQG; from the coding sequence ATGACCACCGCCACTGACACCCTGCTGCGCGTCGAAAAGGGCAACGCCCGGCCCGAGGAGCTGGCCGCGATCACTGCGATCCTGCTCGCCCGCGCCGCAGCCACGCCCGAGGAGACCCCGGCGCGCGTGCCCGGCCAGGCCGGCTGGCGCCGCCTGGAGCGCACGCCCGGCTTCCGCGCCCCGCACAGCTGGCAGGGCTGA